A DNA window from Rhizobium jaguaris contains the following coding sequences:
- a CDS encoding DUF2244 domain-containing protein codes for MTERNADTDIDNNRPVFAAELFPHRSLGRRGFKVTLTLTGAFCLIYSIVFVIRGAWPIGIFFGADFILLYGAFWLNYRSGRVREEVTVSRTDVSIRKFSPSGRMVEHRFNPFWTRFLVRRHSEIGVVSMHVRDRSHDTDVGSFLNPEDRESFAKAFKRALATVTQRI; via the coding sequence ATGACTGAACGCAACGCCGATACTGACATCGATAACAACAGGCCGGTCTTCGCCGCTGAATTGTTTCCCCATCGCTCGCTGGGGCGGAGGGGGTTCAAGGTGACGTTGACGCTGACGGGGGCGTTCTGCCTGATCTATAGCATCGTATTCGTCATTCGCGGCGCATGGCCGATCGGCATCTTCTTCGGTGCGGATTTCATCCTGCTCTACGGCGCCTTCTGGCTGAACTATCGTTCGGGCAGGGTGCGGGAGGAGGTGACGGTGTCGCGCACCGACGTTTCGATCCGCAAATTCTCGCCCTCGGGCCGTATGGTCGAGCACCGCTTCAATCCATTCTGGACGCGCTTTCTCGTTCGCCGGCACAGTGAAATCGGTGTCGTGTCGATGCATGTCCGCGACCGAAGCCATGACACCGATGTCGGCTCCTTTCTCAATCCCGAGGATCGGGAGAGCTTTGCAAAGGCTTTTAAACGTGCGCTTGCGACGGTGACGCAGCGGATATAG